A single window of Acidimicrobiia bacterium DNA harbors:
- a CDS encoding CpaF family protein: MASLSERVAAAKTADDDRPDSRKESLFRELRGKLHFRVVEELGPTLYDRQMSDAELRLRVVEMLEWAVDQEQGLPLTSADRSQLINEIASDVLGYGPIDAILNDPDVTEVMVNGPNSIYVEKLGKLSQTDIRFVDATHLRRIIDKIVGQVGRRVDEATPMVDARLPDGSRVNAVIHPLAIGGPFLTIRKFSVDPLTEDDLIRFGSFDKRVADFMAGCVNGRLNIIISGGTGSGKTTMLNVVSSYIPSNERIATVEDAAELQLRQDHVLSLESRPPNLEGKGQITIRDLVRNTLRMRPDRIVVGEVRGGEALDMLQAMNTGHDGSLTTVHSNSPRDTLSRIETMVLMAGFDLPIRAIREQVSSAVDLIIHVARLRDGTRRVTHITEVEGMEGDIITLQDLFLFDFGMGMSEDGRFLGKLKATGIRPSFSENLKDLGIELPADLFDPEPFARRQSAQVW; the protein is encoded by the coding sequence ATGGCTTCATTGTCAGAACGGGTAGCAGCAGCCAAGACCGCGGACGACGACCGTCCTGATAGCCGTAAAGAGAGCCTTTTTCGCGAGTTGCGGGGAAAGTTGCACTTTCGGGTCGTCGAAGAGCTAGGTCCGACACTGTATGACCGACAGATGAGCGACGCCGAGTTGCGGCTGCGCGTTGTCGAGATGCTCGAATGGGCAGTGGACCAGGAACAGGGTCTTCCCCTCACCTCCGCGGACCGTTCGCAGCTGATCAACGAGATCGCCTCGGACGTGCTCGGCTACGGCCCGATCGATGCCATTTTGAACGACCCGGACGTCACCGAGGTCATGGTCAACGGGCCCAATAGTATTTACGTCGAGAAGCTGGGAAAGCTGTCCCAGACTGACATTCGGTTCGTCGATGCAACCCACCTGCGGAGGATCATCGACAAGATTGTGGGTCAGGTTGGCCGGCGTGTTGATGAGGCTACCCCGATGGTCGATGCGCGCCTCCCTGATGGATCCCGCGTCAACGCGGTTATTCATCCTCTGGCCATCGGCGGACCATTCCTCACCATTCGTAAATTCTCCGTCGATCCGCTCACCGAGGATGACCTGATTAGGTTTGGCTCGTTTGATAAGCGGGTGGCCGACTTCATGGCCGGGTGTGTCAATGGTCGACTCAATATCATTATCAGCGGTGGTACCGGCTCAGGTAAGACCACGATGCTCAATGTTGTCTCGTCGTATATCCCGAGTAATGAACGAATCGCTACCGTCGAGGATGCGGCCGAGTTGCAGCTTCGACAGGATCACGTTCTCAGCCTCGAATCCCGCCCTCCCAACCTCGAGGGCAAGGGCCAGATCACCATTCGTGACCTGGTGCGTAATACGTTGCGTATGCGTCCTGACCGGATCGTGGTTGGCGAGGTACGCGGTGGCGAAGCCCTCGACATGCTTCAGGCGATGAACACTGGCCATGACGGTTCGTTGACGACCGTTCACTCGAACTCGCCTCGTGACACGTTATCCCGAATCGAGACCATGGTTCTTATGGCTGGCTTTGATCTGCCAATCAGGGCCATTAGAGAACAGGTTTCATCTGCGGTGGATCTGATCATTCACGTAGCTCGACTTCGTGATGGCACCCGGCGGGTTACCCATATCACCGAGGTTGAAGGTATGGAGGGCGACATCATCACCCTTCAGGACTTGTTCTTGTTCGACTTCGGAATGGGCATGTCGGAGGATGGGCGATTCCTTGGCAAGCTCAAGGCAACCGGCATTCGTCCATCGTTCAGCGAGAATCTCAAAGACCTCGGCATCGAGCTTCCGGCGGATCTCTTCGATCCTGAGCCGTTCGCTCGTCGTCAGT